The Capsicum annuum cultivar UCD-10X-F1 unplaced genomic scaffold, UCD10Xv1.1 ctg3585, whole genome shotgun sequence genome contains a region encoding:
- the LOC124891461 gene encoding cytochrome P450 94A2-like, which translates to MLAVDIESCYYLAFSTLVGLFFLSLFFVQSRKKQVYPKSYPLIGSSLEFIRNRKRIIQWTSEIFDKLSSSTYTLALPLRRNVIFTKDPSNVKHILKIRFNNYHKERIFIEALSDLFRKGLFLSDGSEWKSQRQFFLHDLDPKEFHAYTFVVEEELSGRLVPFLSNAEKTASTIDLQDTFCRFTFDFVCRIGFGFNPEYLLLSMPPTPFADAFKTAVKLSILRFVAGEDLEDKDVLARIVRRAQVSSNQNVEKEIVREIKQKDGRLREMVYTHASIYECMRRFPPIPLYSNEAVEDNVWPDGTQMKKGTSIIYHIFTISRSQELWGSDWADFHPEKWLERRRSGTSNGGDWNFITKDPFTYPVFQVWPRTCLGKEIVVVLMKMVVATILKIFRVIPAPDNFSPHYNSIVVSRMKSGFPVRIIEVIKHSFQFTSMLFVE; encoded by the exons ATGTTAGCCGTGGATATAGAGTCGTGCTACTATTTGGCGTTTTCTACTCTTGTGGGattgttctttctttctttattcttcgTACAGTCAAGGAAGAAACAGGTTTACCCAAAATCGTATCCCTTAATTGGTTCATCATTGGAATTCATAAGAAATCGCAAGCGGATTATCCAGTGGACTAGTGAAATATTCGACAAGTTATCGTCCTCCACATATACACTTGCATTGCCCTTACGACGAAATGTCATATTCACTAAAGACCCTTCCAATGTCAAGCATATTCTCAAGATCCGCTTCAATAACTACCATAAAGAGAGGATATTCATAGAAGCTTTATCAGACTTATTCAGGAAGGGTCTTTTCCTCTCCGATGGCTCGGAGTGGAAGTCACAAAGACAATTTTTTCTCCATGATCTCGATCCTAAAGAGTTTCATGCTTATACATTTGTAGTAGAGGAAGAACTCTCGGGACGTCTTGTCCCTTTTTTAAGTAATGCAGAAAAAACTGCATCTACAATTGATCTCCAGGATACATTTTGTCGATTCACATTTGATTTTGTATGTCGGATCGGGTTTGGGTTCAATCCTGAGTATTTATTACTTTCTATGCCACCAACCCCTTTTGCCGACGCTTTTAAAACTGCAGTAAAGTTGAGCATTTTAAG ATTTGTAGCGGGGGAGGACTTGGAGGACAAGGACGTGTTAGCAAGAATAGTGAGAAGGGCACAGG TCTCGAGTAACCAGAATGTAGAAAAAGAAATTGTGAGAGAAATTAAACAGAAGGATGGACGTCTGAGGGAAATGGTTTACACGCATGCCTCCATATATGAGTGCATGAGACGCTTCCCTCCCATTCCACTATATTCAAATGAAGCAGTGGAAGACAATGTTTGGCCTGATGGAACACAAATGAAAAAGGGGACGAGCATAATCTACCACATATTCACTATAAGTAGGTCACAAGAATTGTGGGGATCAGATTGGGCTGATTTTCATCCTGAGAAATGGTTGGAGAGAAGAAGAAGTGGCACATCAAATGGCGGTGACTGGAATTTCATCACGAAAGACCCCTTCACATATCCGGTGTTTCAAGTATGGCCAAGGACTTGTTTAGGAAAAGAAATTGTGGTCGTGCTGATGAAGATGGTGGTTGCCACCATTCTAAAGATCTTCCGAGTCATTCCGGCTCCGGATAATTTCTCTCCACATTATAATTCAATTGTTGTATCAAGGATGAAAAGTGGTTTTCCAGTAAGAATCATAGAGGTCATTAAGCATAGTTTCCAATTTACTTCTATGTTATTTGTAGAATAG